In Saccharomyces eubayanus strain FM1318 chromosome XIV, whole genome shotgun sequence, the sequence CGTCGACACCCTTCTACCTTTATGTTCGACTGAAGATGAGAACGGAACTCTTTTAATGAGTGCCCAAGTCAAAGATAGACCATGGTTTGGTGTACAGTACCATCCGGAGTCATGTTGCTCAGAATTAGGAGGCTTGTTAGTAAGAAACTTTCTTAAGCTGAGCCTTGAAAACAACATAAGTACAGGAAGGTGGGAGAGCAGGCGACTTAATGGTAAGTTTTCCGATATCTTATCCCGATTGGATAAAACTATCAATAGGGACCCCATATAcaagatcaaagaaaagtatgCCACTGGAGATGACGTGATCTACGTGAAACAATTCGAAGTCTCTAAAGATCCAAAATTAACGTTCAATATTTGTGATATCATTGAAGAGCCAAAATTCGTTATGTCATCATCGGTTATTAGTGAAAATAGAGGCGAATGGTCCATCATTGCATTGCCAGATTCCAAATCTCAGGTATTCACCCATTACGGCGCTGTCAACAAGACTACGATTCATAATTGGCAAGATAAACAAATTAGTTATTCTCTGTTGAAGAAGTGTCTGGATGGCCAGGATGTGGACTTGCCTGGTTCTCTCACGGTCATAAATGAGGATAAGTCTCAATTTTGGATTACCTTGGGAAAATTCATGGAGAACAAAATAATTGACAATCGTAAGGAAATTCCATTTATCGGAGGGCTGGTAGGCATTCTAGGTTATGAAATAGGCCAGTACCTTTCATGCAGCCATCGTactaatgatgaaaattcGCTTGTCCCAGATGCGAAACTGGTTTTCATCAACAATAGCGTAGTTATCAACCATAAGGAAGGAAAGCTTTATTGCATTTCTCTAGATAATACGTTTTCTGAGACCATTGAACAACTACTGGTTCATAGCTTCGTGGACAGGAAGGATATCAAGCAAGATCTACCGTGGCCGAAGCATTTGCCGGAGGGGACTGACTTTACGATTACAATGCCTGATAAGCAAGATTATGCAGAcgcatttgaaaaatgccAGAGTTATATGCATAAGGGTGATTCCTATGAAATGTGTCTTACCACGCAAACTAAAGTGGTACCATCTACAGTGTTGGAGCCCTGGAGGATCTTCCAAACTttagttcaaaaaaaccCTGCTCCATTTTCgagtttttttgaattcaacGATATTGCCCccaataaagatgaaaagcCTCCCGTTCTATGCTTCTTAAGCACCTCGCCTGAGAGATTTCTAAAGTGGGACGCAGATACGTGTGAACTACRTCCCATCAAGGGAACCGTGAAAAAGGGACCGCAGATGGACCTAACTAAGGCCAcaaagattttgaagacaCCCAAGGAGTTTGGCGAGAATCTAATGATCTTGGACTTGATCCGAAATGACCTTTATGAGCTCGTTCCTGACGTCCGTGTTGAAGAGTTCATGTCCGTGGAGGAATACGCCACTGTCTACCAACTCGTCAGTGTGGTGAAGGCGCACGGACTAACCTCTGCCagcaagaaaacaagataCTCAGGAATGGATATCCTCAAGCATTCGCTGCCCCCGGGATCCATGACGGGTGCGCCTAAGAAGATCACTGTGCAACTGTTACAAGACGAGTTAGAAAATAAACTAAACAAACACGTCAACGGCGGAGCACGCGGTGTCTACAGTGGGGTCACAGGCTACTGGTCCGTGAACTCCAACGGTGACTGGTCCGTCAACATCAGGTGCATGTACTCCTACAACGGCGGAGCTAGCTGGCAATTGGGGGCCGGCGGAGCCATCACCGTTCTGAGCACACTGGACGGCGAACTAGAAGAGATGTACACCAAGCTTGAGAGCAACCTGCAAGTCTTCATGTAGATACTCGTATATAGACGTgtatataataaatatacaatcatatacatatatatatatgaatagCACAGTATATTCGTATtatagtaaaaaaaattttcggtTTGGGAAAATGACGTTTTGTGCCGTGGAAAACCCTGGAAAAAGGATATtggaaaaaagttaaaGTATGGCAGGTAGGGAAGACTTTCCTTTCAAACTACTTATCTACAATTTGGATCTTACGATTAGCGCGATCCACAAGCATATAGGTTACAAGATAACAAAGAGAATATCCGTGTAATACATAAAAGAAACGTGTGAGAGCAGAATACTAATTGTAATTGTAAGATGACTACGACCGTTCCCAAAGTGTTTGCATTTCATGAATTTACAGGGGTAGCTGAAGCAGTTGCCGATCATGTTATTCATGCCCAGAACTCAGCCCTCAAGAAGGGAAAGGCTTCAAAATCCAGGCAAATGTCCGGGACGAGCTTGAACGGAGGTGGAAACACTTCAGAATCCAAAGCCATGGAGAGAGTAAATTCTGTAAGGAGTAATGCTTCCAGCCGTGGTGGTAATGACGACGGCATcaccaagaaattgaagaaggagaaagagagaaggTTCAAGATCGCTTTGTCTGGGGGTTCGTTAATCCAGGTGTTGCACGAAGGcttgttgaaaagagaCGATGTACAATGGGGAAAGTGGGACATTTATTTCGCAGATGAAAGATTGGTGCCCTTCAGCTCCAGTGAAAGTAACTACGGGCTAGCTAAGagagaaatttttgatttgatagATACAGAGAAATATGGTACCCCAAGAATTTATCACATTGATGAGTCGTTGATAGATGACCCCCAAGAATGCGCAGATAACTATGAAAAGATTCTGATTAAACGGTTTGCCGGTAGAGATTCTGTCAAACTACCGATGTTTGATTTATTCTTACTAGGGTGTGCTCCTGATGGCCATATTGCGTCATTGTTCCCcaatttccaagaaaatctGCGTGAAAACTTGGCATGGGTCATACCAGTGGAGCACGCCCCCAGCGGACCATCGAATAGAATATCGCTAACTATTCCGGTGATTTGTCATTCTCACAGAGTAACGTTTGTCGTTGAAGGTGCCACGAAGGCGCCCGTTATCAAAACTATAATGGAGAGACCTGAAAAGGGGTTGCCCAGTAGTATTGTTAATGAAGGCGCTGCTGGTCGTGTTTCATGGTTTGTGGACGACGATGCTTTGATAGACGTCTTTGtgaccaagaagaagtacAAGTTTTACGACGACGACAACTTAACAGAGTAGacgttttatttttttgggtttttatttttttatttttttttttggatattaATGACAACTAATGACAATACTATGATTaaccatttctttttagcTCTTTCTTCTGCCCTCCCTCCTCCAATCTGCAACCGCAGCAGCTTCCCCTATACTTTCAAATTCACACAAGAAGTAACTTTACATAAAACAAATTTTACTCCACGAGAGTAACATAGTGTGtatatttaatatatataatataagCAAAAAACTTTAGCAAGAAATCAACACCAGTTGATATTTCCGGACAGCATTTTGCGTGGATGCCTtgctaaaagaaaagcaagcTCCTACATATTTATGTTTTCCTAATGTGGTCTTCTTAGCCTCAAAATGGCAAACTCGGATATCACAGCAAAGTGTTCATGCGAGACTCACAAGAAGGAGTACTGACCCTCACGTGGGTATATCGCCCGCAAAGTCTACTTAACATTACAGGAATGAATTGACAAGAAACAATTATCTAAATGAACAGAATAAGGGGGAACGGTTGCGAACAAGTAAGGTTTAGCGGGAGGCCAGGAACAAGCTTGAGAATTTCACAACTTGCTGAACTGCAACATAAACATACCCGCATCTATCTACCTTGCCATTGCCGTATCCCACCTAGCACTTGGCACGCTACACCACCCGACACAATggggttttttttctgtcGATTACCTTATTCTTTCCCCTTGAGTGACTTTGGGTTGatattttattctttccGGCTATGTTCGTTGTTCCCCAGATTCTTTCCGCTTTGCTTAGACTGCCCCTTACGGTGAAGGCCTCGAGCTTAAACCGAGTGGAATAGTAATCAGGCTGCTGACCCCTTGCTGATACATTTTTGGGCCCCCTGCTGGTCAGGAAACGCTTCCTGGCACCCACCTCAAGCATTCAATGCTTAAATGGAATAAGATATCCTTGCATACTCCCGCGAGTGCTGTGTGGACTCCCTCATATTGGATGCCATAATTGTAATGGCCCAACAAGAAGGAGGTCCGATGAAAAGGGAATGCAAGGTTAGCAAAAGGTATAAATAAGAGACCTACCTTGCAGTAAAAGTAACTTTAGATCTTCTCTTGGGTAGTGTATTGTAGCCAAacaaaagatttcaaatacatctgataaaaaaaaacaaccaaACATTCTAATATCATGAAGTCTACCGCTCTAATTTCTGAAATAAAACCAAAGGCAGTGGGGTTTTCCACCTTTGACGAACACTTCCACTTGTTGGATACATCTGGTGTAGCAAAGGCCATTGACAATTCGCCGATCGCCGAAGTGGTGAAGAAATCGAATGCCGAACTAGGTAGGTTGGGCTATTCTGTTTATGAAGACGCTGAATACATTGGTCATGCATTCAAGAAGGCCGGCCATTTCATCGTTTATTTCACtccaagaaacaaaaaca encodes:
- the ABZ1 gene encoding 4-amino-4-deoxychorismate synthase, translated to MLLDTVDIQQQQQQQQQQQLHVLFIDSYDSFTYNVVRLIEQQTNISPEVNAVHVTTIHSDTFQSIDQLLPLLALFDAIVVGPGPGNPNNGAQDMGVISELFENANEYLNTIPILGICLGFQAMCLAQGATVSELDTIKHGQVYEMHLNDAARRCGLFNSYPDAFRSTRYHSLHVNAEGVDTLLPLCSTEDENGTLLMSAQVKDRPWFGVQYHPESCCSELGGLLVRNFLKLSLENNISTGRWESRRLNGKFSDILSRLDKTINRDPIYKIKEKYATGDDVIYVKQFEVSKDPKLTFNICDIIEEPKFVMSSSVISENRGEWSIIALPDSKSQVFTHYGAVNKTTIHNWQDKQISYSLLKKCLDGQDVDLPGSLTVINEDKSQFWITLGKFMENKIIDNRKEIPFIGGLVGILGYEIGQYLSCSHRTNDENSLVPDAKLVFINNSVVINHKEGKLYCISLDNTFSETIEQLLVHSFVDRKDIKQDLPWPKHLPEGTDFTITMPDKQDYADAFEKCQSYMHKGDSYEMCLTTQTKVVPSTVLEPWRIFQTLVQKNPAPFSSFFEFNDIAPNKDEKPPVLCFLSTSPERFLKWDADTCELXPIKGTVKKGPQMDLTKATKILKTPKEFGENLMILDLIRNDLYELVPDVRVEEFMSVEEYATVYQLVSVVKAHGLTSASKKTRYSGMDILKHSLPPGSMTGAPKKITVQLLQDELENKLNKHVNGGARGVYSGVTGYWSVNSNGDWSVNIRCMYSYNGGASWQLGAGGAITVLSTLDGELEEMYTKLESNLQVFM
- the SOL1 gene encoding Sol1p, with translation MTTTVPKVFAFHEFTGVAEAVADHVIHAQNSALKKGKASKSRQMSGTSLNGGGNTSESKAMERVNSVRSNASSRGGNDDGITKKLKKEKERRFKIALSGGSLIQVLHEGLLKRDDVQWGKWDIYFADERLVPFSSSESNYGLAKREIFDLIDTEKYGTPRIYHIDESLIDDPQECADNYEKILIKRFAGRDSVKLPMFDLFLLGCAPDGHIASLFPNFQENLRENLAWVIPVEHAPSGPSNRISLTIPVICHSHRVTFVVEGATKAPVIKTIMERPEKGLPSSIVNEGAAGRVSWFVDDDALIDVFVTKKKYKFYDDDNLTE
- the EGO4 gene encoding Ego4p translates to MKSTALISEIKPKAVGFSTFDEHFHLLDTSGVAKAIDNSPIAEVVKKSNAELGRLGYSVYEDAEYIGHAFKKAGHFIVYFTPRNKNREPMIPPVGIAN